A region of the Emys orbicularis isolate rEmyOrb1 chromosome 6, rEmyOrb1.hap1, whole genome shotgun sequence genome:
GGAGGTgggtctgggtgcaggctccgccTACAGTGGCTCTAGGCCCACTACTGAACTCTACCTCCAACTGGCAGCAAACAGAATCCACAGACTCCCTTCTCCTGCTCCACTGAACTCTGCTAGCTCCTAGAAGTGATCTGGCCAAGGCACTGTGCTGAGCTGGGCCAGTCTAGAGGGAGGCAGTGCCCAGGCACAATCCCTGGTGTGTGTGGCTGGCCCAGTGCCACACAGCCACATGCACTGTGTATGGCACCTAATGCCATGGAGCAATACGTGCTAGAAGGCACTGGAAGCAGCTCCAGTGCTAAAGGGATCTGAGCCCATTGCAGGCACTGGAGACTCCTGACCCCCTCTAGGAGAAGCTGGGGGTGGTTGAACAGACAACTGGCAGCCGGGATCTCCTGAGTGCTAAacctggctctgacacagactgGCTCCATAGCCTTGGGCAACTTGCTCAACCCCTCTTCCTTGGCTTCCCCATCAGTAACTTGGGGACACTTGCTTAGGAACACCAGTCCCTCAATGTACACAGATTAGCAGCCGCACAAGATCTGTGCACATGAAGGAATAAAGGGAACTAGTTCTGTGGTTGTGTTACAGTTGCAGCAGCCAATGAATACGCCTGTAGGGGTCTGGACAGACTGGAGGAGCAGCTGCCGATCCTGCAGCAGCCAATTGAGAAGGTAACTACACTAGTGTCCAGGCTGGTTCTGGAGCAGGCTGAGGCTGTGGGCCCTTCACTTCCACTAGGTGTTCAGTGACCTCTCCTGACCCCTTTGCCTCTAGGTGGCTTTGGATGCCCAAGACCTAGTGCATGCCACAATGGTGGGTGCCAAGGATGCAGTCTGCAGCACGGTCACTGAGGCGAAGGATGCAGTGACCAGCATGGTGGGTGTGGCCAAGGGGGCTGTTCAGGAGAGTGTGGAGGTGACCAAATCTGCAGTGACCAGTAGCATGAGCACAGTGATGGGCTCCAGCATGGGGCAGATGGCTGCGAGTGGCATAGACATGGCATTGGCAAAATCTGAGCAGTTGGTGGACCACTACCTCCCCATGACAGAGGAGGAGCTTGGTAAGAACCCCTTTGGTTTGTATTCAGCAATGTGACCCTGGTGTCTTGGGGCATGGCTTAGACTCCCAGTGTTCACAGCTGAGCTGCCAAATGAGCCACCTCTCCTTGGGGTTCCCTTGCAACTTAGCTCAGCTTCTAGGCCTCCACTTGTTCCTTCATGCTGGGCCCTCTGCTAGCCCTGTCTGATGGAAAGAGGCTGGACTAATGGCTTTGATGCTGCTCCCTGTGCAGTTACCCGCTCCCTGGCTGGTCAGTGCCGCAGGACATCCAAACGTGCCCTGGGAAGGATTCTGTAGGCCACAAGCTTTGGGAGGTCTGAATGCAGCTGCCTTGGTATCCTGGCCCTGCcaaccagtggtgcaagtagatttTAACTCTTACCAGTACGGCGACTCATGGGAGGGACCCAAAGGTGGGGAcatgtgaccccccccacacacacacacaaccccacccTGCCCTGTCGGGGGGCTGTACAGACCCTagacaggagatgcagctgcatggaagggatggtggggcagctgggggcggtacagccacaccggaggagctgctggcattctgctccttttgctgctgtggttcccgggagagccctgcggtGTTCAGCAGATGCCAAATGTCTTTCTGGTATGGCATACCAGCAATAAATGTCTTAATGGTACGGTGTACCtgaccgtactggcttacttgcaccactgctgcCAGCTGacccctcttttcccccttccagCTGAGCTTGCAACAGCTCCCGTGGAGGGGCCGGGAGAGGCTCCTGCAGAGCAGCAGAGTTACTACGTGCGTCTGGGTTCCCTTTCGAGCACGCTGCGCCAGCGAGCCTACCAGCACGCCCTGGGCAAGATGAGACAAGCCAGGCAGCGCACCCTGGAGGccctctcccagctccagcaaACCATTGACCTGGTAGGAACATgacctctctctccccttccctgtaGCTGCTATGGGTCACGGTCTCTGCAGCCTCCTGTGCTCAGTGCCGTTGGCACTGTTTGTTCCTAGGCCCAGCAGTGTCGCTGCAGTAGTGCTGCCTGCCTGCTACCCACAGCTCGCTGTGGGGGAGGTTCCATGGCCAGCCgcctcctgctcttcccagctAACGGCACTCTCCTCCTGCAGATCAACCATGCCAAGCAGGCTGTAGATCAGAAGCTTCACAATGGCCAGGACCGTCTGTACCAGATGTGGCTCCAGTGCTGCAGGGGGAAGTTTGAAGGGCAGGAGGACCCAGACTCAGCAGAGGTattctccttcttcttcttcttgcccTGACAGCCTTGCTCCAGCGAACTCCCCCCATCTGTAAGGGTGACTTGCAGATGCTCCAGTCTGTCTTGCTTTCTCCCTCCAGCAGGTTGAAGCTCAGGCTCTTTCCATGTCCCAGAGCCTCACCGAGCAACTGAAAACCACCTGCCTTACTCTCCTGGGCAGCATTCAGGGCCTTCCCAGCACTATCCAGGACAAGGCCCAGCAGGTCTCTAGCAGTATAGAAGCGCTCCAGGCTTCCTTCTCCAGTGCCAGCTGTTTCCAGGATCTGTCCAGCAGTGCCCTTGCCCAGAGTCGGGAGAAGGTGACCAAGGCCCAGGAGTCCCTGGATGAGCTGCTGGAATATGTGATGCAGAACATTCCCCTGGACTGGATTGTGGGACCCTTCACTCCCGCTGGAGATGCCACACCATGTCCTGATGAGCTGgtggaggaaggaaagaaggTGGAGGCCTGAAGGGTTCCATTCCCCCTGTTGCTGGAAGGAATCCAGAATTGCCTGCATAGCTAGTGTGGGGTCTCCTCGCTGAGGCCGTGGTTCTGCGTTGGCAGATGGTGGACTGATTTCAGCTCTTCCTTCTGCAGAATTAAAGAACCTGAATGTCATTTCCCCAGGCACGCTTCCCCGGAACAGTTTATTACCAGTTACAGGACAGCATCGCTAATCATGCAGGACTGCACCCCTTACAGGGTTAGTCTGCTTCTCTGAGGACATGGATTGTAGCTGACCTACAGCGGTCTTCCTCTGCACATATGAAGTGCTGCTGAGCTTGGTTTTTTCCTAGCTCTTTGTATTGTATAAAACTAGGGTTTAACTTCACAATAAACCTCAAATGCATTCAAATTGCTGTCTGCTTAATGTGATCCCTCCCCAGCTCATGCTCTATACAAACATGTACAGTACAGGTgaccccatctgccccccctcccccctccacacacacaccccttttctcTGGCAGGGCTCCAGAATGGCTGAGCTCATCTCCTGGGTGAAGGCATCTCTTCAGGTGCCTCCATTTGACACTCTTCCATTGAGACTTTTCTCAAATagaaggagtgggtgggtgagattctgtggcctgtgttgtgtaggaggtcagactagatgatcataatggtccttctgaccttaaagtctgaggcAACAGCCCATTGGGAACACTCGTCTGGCTTCCAGTGGGTAGCAAGGCAACATTACAGCCTCTGAGACCAACTAACAGAGGGAAAGACCCAGGGTGTTAGGGCACTATGGCCTTGAGAGGAAATTGGGGTGTGTGGAGAACTGAGAACCTACTATTGGTAATAAGCGAAGTTAAAAGGGTAACATACAGTGGTGTGAAACTGCCAGGCCTTGCCTCTAGTCCAGTGCAATAAGACCAAGTACAGCAGCTACTTCAACCTAGATCAGAAGCTTCACAATGGCCAGGACCATCTCATGACAGCTGAACAGGTTGGAAGTATCTAGGAAAAGAGTTGGTGATTTGACAACTCCAGGCAACTGGGATTTAACAAAACACACAGGGAGATACGATCGCTGATGTCCAGGCTTCAGCAAGACTGCCTCCTTTCTCCATGCCATTAGCCAAGAACCTGTCTAACCTTTCCTACTGCCTAGTGTAAACCTAGCCAGGCCACTAACAGTACAGGCACATGGCTCAGGGTTGTGGGAGATGCATTAAAAGCCCAGCACTGGTCTTATTATGCATTTCCCTGAGAGCTTATGTCTCTACTTGGAGCTGCCTAGATGACACTCCACAAGTGACTTCATCATTGTTGCTTATCTAGCTAGAGCTTGAGCTATTAAAAAGTTTCAGGCAAGGAAATGTCTCTCAGGTTCAGCAGTACCATGACCATTACTCTCAATGATGGAGAACAGTAACCAAAGTAGTGATGTAGCCAGATATGTGATGCTTACTCCTGATCTCATTGGACAGGGCCTCCCTTATACTCCAATGGACTGGGGATATCAAGCCCTTCAAAGTCAAACTCCCTAACTGCCAGGGAACTATCACTGAGGCTAATCTGCCTGGGTAACTGGAGGTGTGTTACAAACCCTGCAGAcgtggggcctgcaacctgagcctgactgtccagggctgaagccctcaagctttggattcaacctcaggcagtggagcttgggcttcagctttggccccatgcCCCAGAAAAtttatgccagccctggtgaccccattaaaatggggttgcaacccactttggggtcctgacccacagtttgagaaccgctggtctaatgtaaagtgccaccctgcccaccacttttatcctctctcccctacctcaatgggttgtaaccagtgacattaacattccagtcatacacatcgtcccaccgggtttccccatttccccaccccaggga
Encoded here:
- the LOC135880135 gene encoding perilipin-3-like; this translates as MSANENETQVEIQAQEQQTAVGRVAGLPLVSSAYEMASANYVATKETYPAIKAVCEVAETGVKAITSAAIVGARPILDQLEPQLAAANEYACRGLDRLEEQLPILQQPIEKVALDAQDLVHATMVGAKDAVCSTVTEAKDAVTSMVGVAKGAVQESVEVTKSAVTSSMSTVMGSSMGQMAASGIDMALAKSEQLVDHYLPMTEEELAELATAPVEGPGEAPAEQQSYYVRLGSLSSTLRQRAYQHALGKMRQARQRTLEALSQLQQTIDLINHAKQAVDQKLHNGQDRLYQMWLQCCRGKFEGQEDPDSAEQVEAQALSMSQSLTEQLKTTCLTLLGSIQGLPSTIQDKAQQVSSSIEALQASFSSASCFQDLSSSALAQSREKVTKAQESLDELLEYVMQNIPLDWIVGPFTPAGDATPCPDELVEEGKKVEA